From a single Aspergillus puulaauensis MK2 DNA, chromosome 2, nearly complete sequence genomic region:
- the VPS10 gene encoding vacuolar protein sorting/targeting protein 10 (COG:U;~EggNog:ENOG410PFJT;~InterPro:IPR031777,IPR031778,IPR015943,IPR006581;~PFAM:PF15902,PF15901;~SECRETED:SignalP(1-23);~TransMembrane:2 (n8-18c23/24o1342-1363i1391-1410o);~go_component: GO:0016021 - integral component of membrane [Evidence IEA];~go_function: GO:0005515 - protein binding [Evidence IEA]): MASRWIQFLGCLILALLLPPTIAKKEKPSISSYKLHAELDNMFYFEKSDTVLLSLKSGELLRSFDGGDNWERIEDDGMKHGVISIHQHPFDDHKAYAVGQDGRHWVTTDKAKTWKSFTVPDTVNSSNRHFSFHGRNSSKVILETKPCISCALRSYYTTDDFDTLNVLTESTGGCYWAVGNPQFAADPDVPKNIEKRTICVVSGLKASSKFSFRLVYSDDYFKNPGIEVKLQNGRPVSGVSAIAQVKRFIVAAVDSQGTTERALYVTVDTEKWHRAEFGDHRLEEDAYTVLESTDYSLQVDVRTNAHHGMGALFTSNSDGTYFTRNIENTNSGPRGYVDFEKIAAIQGIVLVNTVKNPKEVETGSRKEVISKISFDDGRTFQPLKVDGETLHLHSVNSNSNSGRVFSSPAPGLVMGVGNTGDHLGAYSEGNLYVSDDAGLTWRLALKGPHKYEFGDQGAVLMAISDKAKVKKIQYSLDHGKEWKSVDLPHEVDAEMPDTIVTTTPDSTSLKFMFLGHSKEGFFVYAIDLNDLHERKCEDNDFDPHWPARLDENGDPDCLMGHKQFFRRRKANADCFVAEAFNSSMSKFEPCKCTAEDFECQYMRSEDGKGCSPPQSLIPPEGKCTSPSDTFMGPSGWRLIPGDACVSKDGVNLDKDIELPCKEANGGTKHEGIISTPNSFSSSMQAYYYLERQVSNLGEDETVMMLSSQHELFVSHDHGKSWRQELKDAKVIGIARHYYNSDTAYILTDSEKAFYTINRGETFRHFKARTPPTREDSSVLRFHPSKRDWLIWVGRDDDDSQTSCHSNAYFSDDRGDTWKLIRYCAKKCEFEYRENRPDSKFLIFCEQHEGENENNRLQLMSTNDESISDWKVVDEEVVNYVTRAEYIIVASHNPESGALKARVSVDGTTFADLKFPPNIVPTEDLYTVLDTSEHAIFLYVQGNNMTGSQYGSIVKSNSNGTTYALSLDAVNQNHIGNVDFERMQAMEGVIVANIVSNIEELQSGLSKRLRTMITHNDGGEWSLLAPPLKDADGKEFSCSVVEGKGTNNCALHLHGYTERVDLRDTFSSGSAIGLMMGQGNVGDHLTSEDEADTFMTHDGGISWKPVKKGRYMWEYGDSGSVIVIVPEQVPTKVLYYSTDEGATWQDHAFSDEEIEINDISTVPSDTSKNFILWGAKSGGLITINVDFSGLYDRDCEFDNGGEVSDDYQLWNPKHPFQEENCLFGHVSQYRRKKTSAECWNNWRGPHLHSIERNCSCTKADFECDYNYEPQSGGVCRLVPRLEPQDPSAFCQAHPEEIEFWEVTGYRRIPQTTCEGGNEMDRRKSRPCPGKQEEYDKKHGISGIGLFFAIATPIMVAGGVGYYVYTIWDGKFGQIRLGESPTGPQGLLSRDSVLITIPITIIAAVVAVAKTLPLLATSLWRSASGIARGRNYPRPYASRSSFAARRGDYSSVVDDEDELLGVEDFDGDEDDEL, encoded by the exons ATGGCATCTCGATGGATCCAATTTTTGGGCTGCCTAATACTGGCGCTCTTGTTGCCGCCGACCATcgcgaagaaggagaagcccaGCATCAGCTCATATAAGCTCCATGCGGAGTTGGATAACATGTTTTACTTCGAGAAATCCGATACCGTTCTGCTAAGCCTGAAAAGTGGGGAATTACTACGTTCGTTTGATGGCGGCGATAACTGGGAACGGATTGAGGATGACGGCATGAAACATGGTGTCATTTCCATCCATCAACATCCTTTCGACGACCACAAAGCATATGCAGTTGGACAAGACGGGAGACATTGGGTTACGACGGACAAAGCAAAAACCTGGAAGTCGTTCACGGTCCCGGATACTGTGAACTCGAGTAACCGtcatttttcttttcatggACGGAACTCGAGCAAAGTCATTCTCGAGACAAAGCCGTGCATTTCATGTGCATTAAGATCATATTATACCACGGACGATTTTGATACCTTAAACGTGCTTACCGAAAGCACTGGCGGGTGCTATTGGGCGGTAGGGAATCCTCAATTCGCAGCAGACCCAGACGTGCCGAAGAATATCGAAAAACGCACAATTTGTGTAGTTTCAGGCTTGAAGGCATCATCAAAATTTTCATTCCGACTTGTCTACTCTGACGACTACTTCAAGAATCCAGGCATAGAGGTTAAGCTTCAGAATGGCCGCCCCGTATCCGGTGTCAGTGCCATCGCGCAAGTCAAGCGATTCATTGTCGCGGCCGTTGACTCACAAGGGACCACCGAGCGTGCTTTATATGTGACTGTGGATACCGAAAAATGGCATCGGGCCGAATTCGGTGATCATAGGCTAGAGGAGGATGCCTATACTGTTTTGGAGAGTACGGATTATAGTCTTCAGGTTGACGTTCGAACAAATGCCCACCACGGTATGGGTGCGCTCTTCACGTCCAACTCGGATGGCACTTATTTTACTCGCAACATTGAGAATACGAATAGCGGCCCACGAGGCTATGTTGATTTCGAGAAAATAGCTGCTATTCAAGGGATAGTGTTGGTGAATACTGTCAAAAACCCGAAGGAAGTTGAAACTGGCTCAAGAAAGGAGGTTATCAGCAAAATAAGTTTTGATGATGGACGGACTTTCCAGCCACTGAAAGTTGACGGGGAAACCCTTCATTTACACTCTGTGAACTCGAATTCAAACTCGGGCCGTGTTTTTTCGAGCCCTGCACCTGGGCTGGTAATGGGAGTCGGTAATACTGGCGATCATCTCGGTGCCTACTCAGAGGGAAACCTTTATGTATCAGATGACGCTGGTCTTACTTGGCGTCTTGCCTTAAAGGGGCCGCATAAGTATGAGTTTGGTGATCAGGGCGCCGTTTTGATGGCAATAAGTGATAAAGCTAAAGTCAAGAAAATACAATATTCCCTGGATCATGGAAAGGAGTGGAAGTCAGTTGATCTTCCTCATGAGGTCGATGCTGAAATGCCCGACACAATTGTGACCACTACGCCAGACTCAACGAGTTTAAAATTCATGTTTCTCGGTCACTCGAAGGAAGGCTTTTTCGTTTATGCAATTGACCTCAATGACTTGCATGAGCGTAAATGTGAAGACAATGACTTTGATCCCCATTGGCCAGCTCGCTTGGATGAAAATGGTGACCCTGATTGCTTGATGGGACACAAGCAATTTTTCAGGCGAAGAAAGGCTAATGCTGACTGCTTCGTTGCGGAAGCATTCAATAGCTCCATGTCGAAATTTGAACCGTGCAAATGTACCGCGGAGGACTTCGAGTGCCAGTACATGCGGAGTGAAGATGGCAAAGGCTGTTCCCCACCGCAGTCTTTGATCCCTCCGGAAGGAAAATGTACTAGCCCATCCGATACATTCATGGGCCCATCGGGCTGGAGATTGATTCCTGGCGACGCGTGCGTTAGCAAAGATGGAGTGAATCTTGATAAGGATATCGAATTACCATGCAAGGAAGCCAATGGTGGGACAAAGCACGAAGGAATCATCTCAACTCCAAATTCTTTCAGTTCCAGTATGCAagcctattattatttagaacGACAAGTCTCCAATCTTGGGGAGGATGAGACGGTCATGATGCTTAGCAGCCAGCATGAATTATTTGTATCTCACGACCATGGGAAAAGCTGGCGGCAGGAACTGAAAGATGCCAAAGTTATAGGGATAGCCCGCCACTACTACAACAGTGATACAGCTTACATTCTCACCGACAGCGAAAAGGCATTCTACACCATCAATCGCGGAGAGACATTTCGGCATTTCAAAGCGAGAACGCCTCCAACTCGAGAGGATAGTTCCGTACTGAGATTCCACCCGTCTAAGAGAGACTGGTTGATTTGGGTGGGTAGAGACGATGACGATAGCCAGACTAGCTGCCATTCGAATGCCTATTTCAGTGATGACCGAGGAGACACTTGGAAACTCATACGATACTGCGCCAAAAAATGCGAATTTGAGTATAGAGAAAATCGGCCAGACAGCAAATTCCTCATTTTTTGCGAGCAACACGAAGGGGAAAATGAAAATAACCGGTTGCAGCTTATGTCCACAAATGACGAGAGCATCTCAGACTGGaaggttgttgatgaagaagttgtGAACTATGTCACCAGGGCAGAGTATATCATTGTAGCCTCGCACAACCCGGAAAGTGGCGCTTTGAAGGCCAGGGTCAGTGTTGATGGCACGACGTTTGCCGATTTAAAGTTTCCACCCAACATCGTGCCAACAGAAGACCTCTATACTGTGCTTGACACCTCTGAGCACGCCATCTTCCTATACGTCCAAGGAAACAATATGACAGGTAGTCAGTATGGCTCCATAGTCAAGAGCAACAGCAATGGGACGACCTATGCTCTCAGTTTGGACGCCGTGAACCAGAATCATATCGGGAATGTTGATTTTGAGAGAATGCAAGCTATGGAGGGAGTTATAGTAGCGAATATTGTCAGCAACATTGAAGAATTGCAAAGCGGACTATCCAAAAGGCTGAGGACTATGATAACCCACAATGATGGAGGAGAATGGTCACTTTTGGCCCCTCCACTCAAAGACGCCGACGGAAAGGAATTCTCGTGCTCAGTTGTTGAAGGAAAGGGTACCAATAACTGCGCACTTCATCTGCACGGGTACACTGAGCGCGTGGATTTGCGGGACACATTTTCTTCCGGTTCAGCCATTGGCTTGATGATGGGCCAGGGTAATGTTGGTGATCATCTAACcagcgaagacgaagctgaCACCTTTATGACCCATGATGGCGGGATCTCCTGGAAACCTGTTAAGAAAGGTAGATATATGTGGGAGTATGGCGACTCGGGCTCGGTGATTGTAATTGTGCCCGAACAGGTGCCAACAAAAGTTCTTTATTACAGCACCGATGAGGGCGCCACTTGGCAGGATCATGCATTCTCGGATGAGGAAATCGAGATAAATGATATCTCCACTGTACCGTCTGATACCTCGAAAAatttcatcctctggggTGCAAAATCAGGCGGACTGATCACCATCAATGTTGACTTTAGCGGGCTCTATGATAGGGATTGTGAGTTTGACAATGGTGGAGAAGTTAGCGACGACTATCAGCTTTGGAACCCGAAACATCCATTCCAGGAGGAGAACTGTTTATTTGGGCACGTTTCGCAGTATCGTCGCAAGAAAACGTCGGCTGAGTGCTGGAATAATTGGCGAGGACCTCATTTGCACAGTATCGAGAGGAATTGCAGTTGCACCAAAGCCGATTTCGAATG CGACTATAACTACGAACCTCAAAGTGGTGGTGTCTGTCGACTCGTTCCAAGGTTAGAGCCTCAGGACCCCTCTGCGTTTTGCCAAGCACACCCAGAAGAAATTGAATTCTGGGAGGTTACGGGATATCGCCGCATTCCTCAGACGACATGCGAAGGCGGCAATGAGATGGACCGTCGCAAGTCACGACCCTGCCCTGGCAAGCAAGAGGAGTATGATAAAAAACATGGGATCAGTGGCATCGGACTTTTCTTTGCTATCGCGACACCGATTATGGTAGCGGGAGGCGTTGGTTACTATGTCTACACGATATGGGATGGCAAATTTGGTCAGATTCGGCTTGGAGAGTCCCCAACTGGGCCGCAAGGACTGCTATCTCGGGATTCTGTGCTGATTACGATCCCGATTACTATCATTGCTGCCgttgtggctgtggccaAAACACTTCCATTGTTGGCTACAAGCCTCTGGCGGAGCGCAAGCGGCATTGCGCGCGGTAGAAACTATCCACGCCCATATGCATCTCGAAGTTCATTCGCAGCACGACGAGGTGATTACAGCAGCGtcgttgacgatgaagacgagtTGCTCGGTGTCGAAGACTTTGAcggtgacgaagacgatgagttATAA
- the SEC10 gene encoding exocyst subunit SEC10 (BUSCO:EOG09260WUS;~COG:U;~EggNog:ENOG410PH9F;~InterPro:IPR009976,IPR033960;~PFAM:PF07393;~TransMembrane:1 (o634-656i);~go_component: GO:0000145 - exocyst [Evidence IEA];~go_component: GO:0005737 - cytoplasm [Evidence IEA];~go_process: GO:0006887 - exocytosis [Evidence IEA]) → MSSPSNRNSRSVFPKGPSFTLEDFSSRDYIVKEFVEALSDSVTSNRRSTLGPASGNQAFDPKPLIRTFEHAQRRLGELSGDLEIKENELSAAVRRAEAQHFQNLNTLGKKLKQAIESFQQLDTSLHGSGLPGGELAGATGNMAVETGRRLEELDRQRRRALDAHFLLECWDGVSNRGEITLLENLRRAGSGEAKVRSAHIARQLLRISQRLDPNSWNEPNHRGNEPYKNGHPTSTGITLQGNNGFRWNTREIIEKFSETLEKDLLKQFDDFYRKANFEGMKDCATVLQDFNGGASVVALFVNQHQFFIDRSQLVTEEVGGDAESWERLADPDAELSGVEPSLQSLIDEVRVVVQEESAIIKRAFPNHEQVLGKFLQRVFQQSIQQRLEMVLEKAISVSSLAFLRSLQSSRSSISALVDDLKAHGLTEHPETISSQTSLILDQQLEDLFVPYFVGSSYIEREKRTLEELYTSLLFKFTTFHGRRKKTTTTFMASLSKSSSELLASAREAYIGRLESSEVSPTQKQVLIQIAGLKESNDLTRPNDIKFTEEDEQPSVSYAKRMLKWLAEAVGRGLELSMNNETPKDMFTLLNLLLSIMGEGYLEICLDAALEVAAAQESGKTEPDFAYLPGVRESISIATLMVMCVNTLLIPLAAGSVTTRREMEKKTNLATARIEEKINTIEQKVIDTALMWTNKILASQKKNDFRPKEGDSTAWLEKLQTPTCSTLCAFLARVHDTASKSLPASGTNLRQLLNEIALGVRALLLEHFKRFIVNGPGGLMVTKDMTQYANLLKAWDIDDHIRAPSGVLDVLLEVGSLFVIGPEALRERIRGPGSSASGRPRPSGRGPGGPGTEAGLGAQDVRVYVSRREDSNTAAMQQMLTGNVV, encoded by the exons ATGTCTTCCCCGTCAAATCGCAACTCCCGATCGGTTTTCCCCAAAGGTCCAAGCTTCACCCTCGAAGACTTTTCTAGTCGCGATTACATAGTCAAGGAGTTTGTCGAGGCTCTTTCCGACTCTGTAACCTCGAACCGTCGCTCTACGCTTGGCCCTGCCAGTGGGAACCAGGCCTTTGACCCAAAACCTCTCATCCGGACTTTCGAACATGCGCAGCGACGTCTGGGTGAGTTGTCTGGCGACTTGGAAATCAAAGAAAACGAACTGTCGGCGGCTGTTCGTAGGGCCGAGGCACAGCACTTTCAGAACCTTAATACCTtggggaagaagttgaagcaAGCCATTGAATCATTTCAACAGCTGGACACGTCGCTTCATGGTTCTGGGCTCCCTGGAGGAGAATTGGCCGGTGCAACTGGAAACATGGCTGTAGAAACAGGACGGAGGCTGGAAGAACTTGACCGACAACGACGTCGAGCGCTCGATGCCCACTTTTTACTGGAATGCTGGGATGGAGTGAGTAATAGGGGGGAGATTACTCTTCTGGAGAATCTAAGACGAGCTGGGTCTGGGGAAGCAAAGGTGCGATCTGCACATATTGCGCGACAGCTACTCAGGATTAGCCAGCGGCTTGACCCGAATAGCTGGAATGAACCAAACCATAGAGGCAACGAACCGTACAAGAATGGGCATCCTACATCAACCGGCATCACTCTGCAAGGAAATAATGGATTCAGATGGAACACGCGCGAGATCATCGAAAAATTTTCCGAGACACTTGAAAAAGACCTTTTAAAACAATTCGACGACTTCTATCGCAAAGCAAACTTTGAAGGGATGAAGGATTGTGCTACGGTGCTTCAAGATTTTAATGGCGGGGCAAGCGTCGTCGCGTTGTTTGTCAACCAACACCAATTCTTCATCGACCGAAGTCAGCTAGTTACTGAAGAGGTTGGAGGGGATGCCGAGTCCTGGGAAAGGCTTGCAGACCCAGATGCGGAACTTTCGGGGGTTGAACCGAGCCTCCAGTCGTTGATTGACGAAGTCAGAGTTGTGGTACAAGAGGAATCAGCTATCATTAAGCGCGCTTTTCCCAACCATGAGCAGGTACTCGGAAAATTCCTTCAACGGGTGTTCCAGCAATCGATTCAACAGAGACTTGAGATGGTTCTAGAGAAGGCGATCAGTGTTTCATCCCTAGCCTTCCTCCGATCTTTGCAGAGTTCTCGCAGTTCCATTAGTGCCCTGGTCGACGACTTGAAAGCACATGGATTGACTGAACATCCAGAAACCATATCCTCGCAAACTTCGCTTATCCTCGATCAGCAATTAGAGGATCTGTTCGTGCCCTACTTCGTTGGATCATCTTACAttgagagagaaaagagaacACTAGAGGAGTTATATACGTCTTTACTCTTCAAATTTACCACATTTCATGGCCGTAGAAAGAAAACTACAACGACTTTCATGGCTTCTCTCTCGAAATCCAGCAGCGAACTTCTTGCATCCGCTCGTGAAGCATATATAGGGCGCTTAGAGTCCTCTGAAGTTTCTCCTACACAGAAACAGGTTCTTATCCAAATTGCAGGCCTGAAGGAGTCTAACGATCTTACAAGGCCCAACGACATCAAATTCACTGAAGAGGACGAGCAACCCAGCGTATCCTATGCCAAAAGGATGCTCAAATGGCTCGCGGAAGCTGTCGGCAGAGGACTTGAATTGAGCATGAATAATGAAACACCAAAAGATATGTTCACGCTCTTGAATCTTCTACTATCTATCATGGGTGAGGGTTATCTTGAAATCTGCCTCGATGCCGCTCTAGAAGTTGCAGCCGCGCAAGAGTCGGGAAAGACCGAACCCGATTTCGCTTATTTGCCCGGCGTCCGTGAATCGATTAGCATCGCGACTTTAATGGTAATGTGCGTCAATACGCTGCTTATTCCTCTTGCAGCAGGTAGCGTTACCACACGTCgtgagatggaaaagaagACCAACCTGGCAACTGCCCGtatagaagaaaaaataaacACCATAGAACAAAAAGTCATCGATACTGCACTCATGTGGACGAATAAGATACTTGCCAGTCAGAAGAAAAACGATTTCCGGCCCAAGGAGGGTGACAGTACAGCTTGGTTAGAGAAATTACAGACGCCG ACTTGTTCAACACTTTGTGCTTTTCTAGCCCGTGTCCATGATACTGCGTCAAAGTCGCTGCCAGCTAGCGGGACCAACCTGCGTCAACTGCTTAATGAAATTGCCCTGGGTGTTCGCGCCCTTCTCCTTGAACATTTCAAACGGTTCATTGTCAATGGTCCTGGTGGACTAATGGTCACAAAGGACATGACCCAGTATGCCAATTTGCTTAAAGCGTGGGATATAGATGACCATATAAGGGCGCCGAGTGGGGTGCTAGACGTGCTACTTGAAGTTGGTAGTCTTTTTGTCATCGGGCCTGAGGCTTTGCGGGAGAGAATACGCGGGCCTGGAAGTTCTGCCAGCGGTAGACCTCGGCCCTCCGGacgaggccctggaggaCCTGGCACTGAGGCTGGTCTTGGTGCACAGGATGTCAGAGTATATGTTTCCCGCAGAGAGGACTCGAACACCGCGGCAATGCAACAAATGCTGACCGGTAATGTTGTATGA
- a CDS encoding uncharacterized protein (COG:S;~EggNog:ENOG410PG08), whose product MEDSLYNSFRWLDEDTDIDLSLDNYQQQIATPQSCLPPKRRPSFRRTLSFNSVNLSRKSTSLASYRKTPVSSPTIESQSVCASRSSFSQPTNKSKSRHISQSSTSSIDPSAQYYHDPEARLKLRVFLASPQKFDEAIEFGFPALKEKESPIQDSVQPSSSFRIHKFKGTFLEEEDDDDDDDDNDVDIPVRGTKNGPCSKFSRLSHVTKGPQDSRDTSFVDNKRDSTMPPAEPYLQQQTLNSREMTLRMTLTRPDLRDDSCLTPTTTTEPLPLTHDISEFWDQDTNDQNVMKRMWRKFRRRRD is encoded by the coding sequence ATGGAAGACTCGCTTTACAATAGTTTCCGCTGGCTAGATGAAGATACAGATATCGACTTAAGTCTGGACAACTACCAGCAGCAGATAGCGACTCCGCAATCGTGTCTCCCACCGAAAAGAAGGCCGTCTTTCAGAAGAACACTGTCTTTCAACTCAGTTAATCTGTCTCGCAAGTCGACCTCGTTGGCGTCTTATAGAAAGACCCCAGTCTCTAGTCCGACCATCGAATCCCAATCTGTCTGCGCAAGTCGCTCCTCTTTTTCCCAACCGACGAATAAAAGCAAATCCCGTCATATATCGCAATCTTCGACCTCCAGCATCGATCCTTCTGCACAGTACTACCACGACCCAGAAGCTCGCCTTAAGCTTCGAGTCTTCCTCGCATCTCCACAGAAATTTGATGAGGCAATTGAATTTGGATTTCCTGCATTGAAAGAAAAGGAGTCCCCAATCCAGGACTCTGTTCAGCCAAGTTCAAGTTTTCGGATCCATAAATTTAAAGGTACAttcctggaagaggaggatgatgatgacgacgacgacgacaacgacgTTGATATACCCGTACGCGGTACCAAAAATGGTCCATGCTCAAAGTTTTCACGGCTTTCTCATGTTACAAAGGGCCCTCAAGACTCGCGTGATACGTCTTTCGTGGACAACAAGAGGGATTCGACGATGCCACCGGCAGAGCCGTATCTTCAGCAGCAGACCCTGAACTCTCGGGAAATGACGTTGAGAATGACTCTCACAAGACCAGATCTTCGAGATGACTCCTGTCTTACCCCTACCACAACGACCGAACCGTTGCCCTTGACTCATGATATATCTGAGTTCTGGGATCAGGACACGAATGACCAAAATGTGATGAAAAGGATGTGGCGCAAGTTCCGTCGACGGAGAGATTAA
- a CDS encoding ditrans,polycis-polyprenyl diphosphate synthase (BUSCO:EOG09264W7W;~COG:I;~EggNog:ENOG410PGDW;~InterPro:IPR038887,IPR036424;~TransMembrane:1 (i63-84o);~go_component: GO:1904423 - dehydrodolichyl diphosphate synthase complex [Evidence IEA];~go_function: GO:0016765 - transferase activity, transferring alkyl or aryl (other than methyl) groups [Evidence IEA];~go_process: GO:0019408 - dolichol biosynthetic process [Evidence IEA]) encodes MVSKRDREFLRENIRSRGGKLSATDREDILKPYLPDPSELPRWSPQRRKKLPRKTPIRTFLKLQIHLIAYTFLHIFFGIAVRLVQSYHAVVDRILAIIYYHHRTPELIQKDVKGLDRLPEHLSVVLSLRKEDDALPILMDEVAELVSWSASAGIPVLSVYERSGVLKSYIPILHQAITNKLSSYFGITQQPVLQLFAPHHPVYKNRQDGDASHTSLVVLLLSATDGQETFVDLTKTLAEMSQNGKLSPEDITTELVDAEISEITTRPSQEVTPTSTHNNLDCPRITQPVKPEPDLLLVFGQSLKLNGYPPWHIRLTEMYCTGVNSDGVSGYNEIVEYQGFLRGLWHYAGAQMRFGR; translated from the exons ATGGTTTCGAAACGAGATAGGGAATTTCTCAGGGAAAATATTCGCTCCAGGGGAGGCAAGCTTAGTGCTACTGATCGCGAAGATATCTTGAAACCGTACCTTCCAGACCCATCGGAACTTCCACGCTGGTCACCTCAGCGACGCAAGAAGCTTCCCCGCAAAACACCAATCCGAACATTCCTCAAATTGCAAATTCACCTCATTGCCTATACCTTCCTTCATATCTTCTTTGGCATCGCCGTACGACTCGTCCAGAGTTATCATGCTGTCGTGGATCGGATCCTGGCTATCATTTACTATCACCACCGAACACCGGAACTGATACAGAAAGATGTTAAAGGTCTCGACCGCTTACCTGAGCATTTGAGTGTAGTTCTGTCTCTCCGCAAAGAGGATGATGCTTTACCGATTCTCATGGATGAAGTTGCGGAACTTGTGTCCTGGTCAGCTAGTGCTGGCATACCAGTACTAAGTGTATACGAGAGGAGTG GTGTTCTCAAATCCTACATTCCGATTCTACATCAAGCCATCACCAACAAGCTATCTTCCTACTTCGGTATCACACAACAGCCCGTCCTCCAACTGTTCGCGCCCCATCACCCGGTTTACAAAAATCGTCAAGATGGAGACGCCTCTCACACCTCTTTGGTTGTACTTCTTTTGTCTGCAACAGACGGACAGGAGACTTTCGTTGATTTAACGAAGACATTAGCAGAAATGTCACAGAATGGAAAGCTTTCGCCGGAAGACATCACGACGGAGTTAGTCGATGCAGAGATCAGCGAGATAACAACGCGGCCATCTCAGGAAGTTACACCAACCTCTACACATAACAATCTCGATTGTCCCCGAATCACTCAACCAGTCAAGCCAGAAcctgatcttcttctggttTTTGGGCAATCTCTGAAACTCAACGGGTATCCACCCTGGCATATACGCCTTACCGAGATGTACTGCACAGGTGTCAATAGTGATGGGGTATCAGGCTACAATGAAATTGTAGAGTACCAAGGGTTTCTCAGGGGCCTTTGGCACTATGCCGGTGCTCAAATGAGATTTGGACGTTGA